From Callithrix jacchus isolate 240 chromosome 3, calJac240_pri, whole genome shotgun sequence, a single genomic window includes:
- the HPSE gene encoding heparanase isoform X1, translating into MLLRSKPALPQLLLLLLGPLGPLSPGALPGPAQAQDAVDLDFFTQQPLHLVSPSFLSITIDANLATDPRFLVFLGSPKLRTLARGLSPAYLRFGGTKTDFLIFDPKKESTSEERSYWQSQVNQDICKYGSIPPAVEKLQLEWPYQEQLLLREHYQKKFKNSTYSRSSVDMLYTFANCSGLDLIFGLNALLRTADLQWNSSNAQLLLDYCSSKRYNISWELGNEPNSFLKKADIFINGSQLGEDFIQLHKLLRKSTFKNAKLYGPDVGQPRRKTAKMLKSFLEAGGEVVDSVTWHHYYLNGRTATKEDFLNPEVLDIFISSVQKVFQVVESTRPGKKVWLGETSSAYGGGAPLLSDTFAAGFMWLDKLGLSARMGIEVVMRQVFFGAGNYHLVDENFDPLPDYWLSLLFKKLVGTKVLMASVKGPTRGNLRVYLHCTNINNPRYKEGDLTLYAINLHNVTKYLRLPHPFFNKKVDKYLLRPLGPDGLLSNPCCLSPTPANCLQCVMLLSLSPHVLIVQHPPMSENIRCLIFCSCVIAENDDFQIHPSPYKGHELIVFYGGIVFHGVYVPHFLCPVYH; encoded by the exons ATGCTGCTGCGCTCGAAGCCTGCGCTGCCgcaactgctgctgctgctcctggggCCGCTGGGTCCCCTCTCCCCGGGCGCTCTGCCCGGACCTGCGCAAGCACAGGACGCCGTGGACCTGGACTTCTTCACCCAGCAGCCGCTCCACCTGGTGAGCCCCTCGTTCCTGTCCATCACCATCGACGCCAACCTGGCTACGGACCCGCGGTTCCTCGTCTTCCTGGG TTCTCCAAAGCTTCGTACCCTGGCCAGAGGCCTGTCTCCTGCGTACCTGAGGTTTGGTGGCACCAAGACAGACTTTCTAATTTTCGATCCCAAGAAGGAATCAACCTCTGAAGAGAGAAGTTACTGGCAATCTCAAGTTAACCAGG ATATTTGCAAATATGGATCTATCCCTCCTGCTGTGGAGAAGTTGCAGTTGGAATGGCCCTACCAGGAGCAATTGCTGCTCAGAGAACACTACCAGAAAAAGTTCAAGAACAGCACCTACTCAA gaaGCTCTGTAGATATGCTGTACACTTTTGCAAATTGCTCAGGACTGGACTTGATCTTTGGCCTAAATGCATTATTAAGAACAGCAGATTTGCAGTGGAACAGTTCTAATGCTCAGTTGCTCCTGGACTACTGCTCTTCCAAGAGGTATAACATTTCTTGGGAACTAGGCAATG AACCTAACAGTTTCCTTAAGAAGGCTGATATTTTCATCAATGGGTCGCAGTTAGGAGAAGATTTTATTCAATTGCATAAACTTTTAAGAAAGTCCACCTTCAAAAATGCAAAACTCTATGGTCCTGATGTTGGTCAGCCTCGAAGAAAGACTGCTAAGATGCTGAAGAG cttcCTGGAGGCTGGTGGAGAAGTGGTTGATTCAGTTACGTGGCATCA CTACTACTTGAATGGACGAACTGCTACAAAAGAAGATTTTCTAAACCCTGAGGTActggacatttttatttcatctgtgCAAAAAGTTTTCCAG GTGGTTGAGAGCACCAGGCCTGGCAAGAAGGTCTGGTTAGGAGAAACAAGCTCTGCATATGGAGGCGGAGCGCCCTTGCTATCCGATACCTTTGCAGCTGGCTTTAT GTGGCTGGATAAATTGGGACTGTCAGCCCGAATGGGAATAGAAGTGGTGATGAGGCAAGTATTCTTTGGAGCTGGAAACTACCATTTAGTGGATGAAAACTTCGATCCTTTACCC GATTACTGGCTATCTCTTCTGTTCAAGAAATTGGTGGGCACCAAGGTGTTAATGGCAAGTGTGAAAGGCCCAACGAGAGGGAATCTTCGAGTATACCTTCATTGCACAAACATTAACAA TCCAAGGTATAAAGAAGGAGATTTAACTCTGTATGCCATAAACCTCCATAATGTCACCAAGTACTTGCGGTTACCCCATCctttttttaacaagaaagtgGATAAATACCTTCTAAGACCTTTAGGACCTGATGGATTACTCTCCAA cccctgctgtctctcccctactcccGCCAACtgcctccagtgtgtgatgctcctctccctgagtccacatgttctcattgttcaacacccacctatgagtgagaacatacggtgtttgattttctgttcctgtgtcattgctgaaaatgatgatttccagattcatccaagtccctacaaaggacatgaactcatcgttttttatggtggcatagtattccatggtgtatatgtgccacattttctttgtccggtttatcattga
- the HPSE gene encoding heparanase isoform X3, translated as MLLRSKPALPQLLLLLLGPLGPLSPGALPGPAQAQDAVDLDFFTQQPLHLVSPSFLSITIDANLATDPRFLVFLGSPKLRTLARGLSPAYLRFGGTKTDFLIFDPKKESTSEERSYWQSQVNQDICKYGSIPPAVEKLQLEWPYQEQLLLREHYQKKFKNSTYSRSSVDMLYTFANCSGLDLIFGLNALLRTADLQWNSSNAQLLLDYCSSKRYNISWELGNEPNSFLKKADIFINGSQLGEDFIQLHKLLRKSTFKNAKLYGPDVGQPRRKTAKMLKSFLEAGGEVVDSVTWHHYYLNGRTATKEDFLNPEVVESTRPGKKVWLGETSSAYGGGAPLLSDTFAAGFMWLDKLGLSARMGIEVVMRQVFFGAGNYHLVDENFDPLPDYWLSLLFKKLVGTKVLMASVKGPTRGNLRVYLHCTNINNPRYKEGDLTLYAINLHNVTKYLRLPHPFFNKKVDKYLLRPLGPDGLLSNPCCLSPTPANCLQCVMLLSLSPHVLIVQHPPMSENIRCLIFCSCVIAENDDFQIHPSPYKGHELIVFYGGIVFHGVYVPHFLCPVYH; from the exons ATGCTGCTGCGCTCGAAGCCTGCGCTGCCgcaactgctgctgctgctcctggggCCGCTGGGTCCCCTCTCCCCGGGCGCTCTGCCCGGACCTGCGCAAGCACAGGACGCCGTGGACCTGGACTTCTTCACCCAGCAGCCGCTCCACCTGGTGAGCCCCTCGTTCCTGTCCATCACCATCGACGCCAACCTGGCTACGGACCCGCGGTTCCTCGTCTTCCTGGG TTCTCCAAAGCTTCGTACCCTGGCCAGAGGCCTGTCTCCTGCGTACCTGAGGTTTGGTGGCACCAAGACAGACTTTCTAATTTTCGATCCCAAGAAGGAATCAACCTCTGAAGAGAGAAGTTACTGGCAATCTCAAGTTAACCAGG ATATTTGCAAATATGGATCTATCCCTCCTGCTGTGGAGAAGTTGCAGTTGGAATGGCCCTACCAGGAGCAATTGCTGCTCAGAGAACACTACCAGAAAAAGTTCAAGAACAGCACCTACTCAA gaaGCTCTGTAGATATGCTGTACACTTTTGCAAATTGCTCAGGACTGGACTTGATCTTTGGCCTAAATGCATTATTAAGAACAGCAGATTTGCAGTGGAACAGTTCTAATGCTCAGTTGCTCCTGGACTACTGCTCTTCCAAGAGGTATAACATTTCTTGGGAACTAGGCAATG AACCTAACAGTTTCCTTAAGAAGGCTGATATTTTCATCAATGGGTCGCAGTTAGGAGAAGATTTTATTCAATTGCATAAACTTTTAAGAAAGTCCACCTTCAAAAATGCAAAACTCTATGGTCCTGATGTTGGTCAGCCTCGAAGAAAGACTGCTAAGATGCTGAAGAG cttcCTGGAGGCTGGTGGAGAAGTGGTTGATTCAGTTACGTGGCATCA CTACTACTTGAATGGACGAACTGCTACAAAAGAAGATTTTCTAAACCCTGAG GTGGTTGAGAGCACCAGGCCTGGCAAGAAGGTCTGGTTAGGAGAAACAAGCTCTGCATATGGAGGCGGAGCGCCCTTGCTATCCGATACCTTTGCAGCTGGCTTTAT GTGGCTGGATAAATTGGGACTGTCAGCCCGAATGGGAATAGAAGTGGTGATGAGGCAAGTATTCTTTGGAGCTGGAAACTACCATTTAGTGGATGAAAACTTCGATCCTTTACCC GATTACTGGCTATCTCTTCTGTTCAAGAAATTGGTGGGCACCAAGGTGTTAATGGCAAGTGTGAAAGGCCCAACGAGAGGGAATCTTCGAGTATACCTTCATTGCACAAACATTAACAA TCCAAGGTATAAAGAAGGAGATTTAACTCTGTATGCCATAAACCTCCATAATGTCACCAAGTACTTGCGGTTACCCCATCctttttttaacaagaaagtgGATAAATACCTTCTAAGACCTTTAGGACCTGATGGATTACTCTCCAA cccctgctgtctctcccctactcccGCCAACtgcctccagtgtgtgatgctcctctccctgagtccacatgttctcattgttcaacacccacctatgagtgagaacatacggtgtttgattttctgttcctgtgtcattgctgaaaatgatgatttccagattcatccaagtccctacaaaggacatgaactcatcgttttttatggtggcatagtattccatggtgtatatgtgccacattttctttgtccggtttatcattga
- the HPSE gene encoding heparanase isoform X4: MLLRSKPALPQLLLLLLGPLGPLSPGALPGPAQAQDAVDLDFFTQQPLHLVSPSFLSITIDANLATDPRFLVFLGSPKLRTLARGLSPAYLRFGGTKTDFLIFDPKKESTSEERSYWQSQVNQDICKYGSIPPAVEKLQLEWPYQEQLLLREHYQKKFKNSTYSRSSVDMLYTFANCSGLDLIFGLNALLRTADLQWNSSNAQLLLDYCSSKRYNISWELGNEPNSFLKKADIFINGSQLGEDFIQLHKLLRKSTFKNAKLYGPDVGQPRRKTAKMLKSFLEAGGEVVDSVTWHHYYLNGRTATKEDFLNPEVLDIFISSVQKVFQVVESTRPGKKVWLGETSSAYGGGAPLLSDTFAAGFMWLDKLGLSARMGIEVVMRQVFFGAGNYHLVDENFDPLPDYWLSLLFKKLVGTKVLMASVKGPTRGNLRVYLHCTNINNPRYKEGDLTLYAINLHNVTKYLRLPHPFFNKKVDKYLLRPLGPDGLLSKSVQLNGQTLKMVDDQTLPPLMEKTLRPGSSLGLPAFSYSFFVIRNAKVAACI, translated from the exons ATGCTGCTGCGCTCGAAGCCTGCGCTGCCgcaactgctgctgctgctcctggggCCGCTGGGTCCCCTCTCCCCGGGCGCTCTGCCCGGACCTGCGCAAGCACAGGACGCCGTGGACCTGGACTTCTTCACCCAGCAGCCGCTCCACCTGGTGAGCCCCTCGTTCCTGTCCATCACCATCGACGCCAACCTGGCTACGGACCCGCGGTTCCTCGTCTTCCTGGG TTCTCCAAAGCTTCGTACCCTGGCCAGAGGCCTGTCTCCTGCGTACCTGAGGTTTGGTGGCACCAAGACAGACTTTCTAATTTTCGATCCCAAGAAGGAATCAACCTCTGAAGAGAGAAGTTACTGGCAATCTCAAGTTAACCAGG ATATTTGCAAATATGGATCTATCCCTCCTGCTGTGGAGAAGTTGCAGTTGGAATGGCCCTACCAGGAGCAATTGCTGCTCAGAGAACACTACCAGAAAAAGTTCAAGAACAGCACCTACTCAA gaaGCTCTGTAGATATGCTGTACACTTTTGCAAATTGCTCAGGACTGGACTTGATCTTTGGCCTAAATGCATTATTAAGAACAGCAGATTTGCAGTGGAACAGTTCTAATGCTCAGTTGCTCCTGGACTACTGCTCTTCCAAGAGGTATAACATTTCTTGGGAACTAGGCAATG AACCTAACAGTTTCCTTAAGAAGGCTGATATTTTCATCAATGGGTCGCAGTTAGGAGAAGATTTTATTCAATTGCATAAACTTTTAAGAAAGTCCACCTTCAAAAATGCAAAACTCTATGGTCCTGATGTTGGTCAGCCTCGAAGAAAGACTGCTAAGATGCTGAAGAG cttcCTGGAGGCTGGTGGAGAAGTGGTTGATTCAGTTACGTGGCATCA CTACTACTTGAATGGACGAACTGCTACAAAAGAAGATTTTCTAAACCCTGAGGTActggacatttttatttcatctgtgCAAAAAGTTTTCCAG GTGGTTGAGAGCACCAGGCCTGGCAAGAAGGTCTGGTTAGGAGAAACAAGCTCTGCATATGGAGGCGGAGCGCCCTTGCTATCCGATACCTTTGCAGCTGGCTTTAT GTGGCTGGATAAATTGGGACTGTCAGCCCGAATGGGAATAGAAGTGGTGATGAGGCAAGTATTCTTTGGAGCTGGAAACTACCATTTAGTGGATGAAAACTTCGATCCTTTACCC GATTACTGGCTATCTCTTCTGTTCAAGAAATTGGTGGGCACCAAGGTGTTAATGGCAAGTGTGAAAGGCCCAACGAGAGGGAATCTTCGAGTATACCTTCATTGCACAAACATTAACAA TCCAAGGTATAAAGAAGGAGATTTAACTCTGTATGCCATAAACCTCCATAATGTCACCAAGTACTTGCGGTTACCCCATCctttttttaacaagaaagtgGATAAATACCTTCTAAGACCTTTAGGACCTGATGGATTACTCTCCAA